The segment AATCTCTGGTGATTTTATAACGCTAGTGGCCACCATTCAAATTTatacaatataactgttatttacagtcTACTCTAATGTTATGTAAACTATTTCagtaattttatatatgtattgtctcatattttgtattgtattctaATGTTAATACAATTTGGCCGGTTGACAGTTTTTCAACATAGTGTGTACAAATGCgaatttttttccatatttccatTTAACATCCAAGACCTTCTAACTAGCTTTCATTAGATCATTTTACTgttatttttgtttgtatatttttactaGGTATGGAATGGTGACAGGTTCTTTGTAATTGAAATTTCTAATTGAAATATAGTGTTTTTCTGttaaagtactcaaagagttaaaacagcatcacaatgtgtaattttgtttttacccaatcagggtgatcctggtgctttttaaggtacgcaggtgcatagtccagtagctatgattacggccccaggccgaaacatgttagcggactaaatgttgtgtatgcatttgtggcttttcctggagtgtttttactattgatgtttcaataaagactgTATGCTTTTAAGACTGCTGCTAGCAACTTTTCTTCTACTTCATTTCTAATATTCCGGGCAGCAGCAGCAGTTCTGGGACCCATTGCTCCAAAGCCGGTTTATGGGAACTCTGTTTTCAATATTGACAAGGATCAGCGCATGGATTCAACACGCTGAAGCACGTACGTCACGCCCCCTCCTGCACAGTAGGACGCCTTTTCGAAGTTACGCTGAGGAGACCATTGAGTGCATACAAGTGAATTCCGGAGGTCTTTTCTCTAAATAGAGACTGAGCTATTTGGGGTCAGCGGTCCAGAGGTGCGGTGAGTAAAGGCATTCACGCCGTCTGGGATCATTGGTCCTGGTCTTCTCTCTTTATGTTTGAGATTTGAAGGTACCGCACACTCTGTTTGTATACCGCTTGTTGTACTCCTAAGCCTCCGGGTTTTCTGAAGCGCACTTAGTCTCTGGTACATTCACTGATAACCATCATAGGAGTGTACAGGGGGTTTGCCGAGTTGTTTCAAGTGACTCAAAGCTCTTTATACATATTTCCTACAGCTTATTGCTTTGACACGGAGCACGCACATTTACCGGACTTTGTTTATGTCTACAAGACAACTAATCTTTAATAGGACAGTAACAGTGACTTTtacttttggtttatatatatatatatatatatatatataaacatacttaAGAAACATCTTGTTCCACTCTGGACCATTGCTGCAGGATATATTTGTTCATAGGAAGGAGTGAGAGTTTAATTAAATAAGGCTACCTACAATATTTGAAAATAATATTGGAATCTGCATTCTATGGAAGTTTTTTTCACAATGAACCTTACAGCTTTGAGACAAATAATATTAATAGTAGCATGTGCAGCAGGAGTTGCTTGTTGTACACACAATAGTGACTCATTGGTATTAAAGAAGTAACTCAGTGGGTGCTTATGCTTTGGTAGATGAAGTCAAATTTCaagtttcatttaaaaaataaaaaggatctaGTCTGAACTCAGCACTATGGCCGGCATTTGTCATCTGCCAGACGGACAGTGTCCGCTCACGTGAACCTGTCCGCCAGGATTGCAAAATGTGATcggcatttgcttgtgcaatgctgcccccttgcTCGCACTAGCCCAATGATGCGTGAGCAGGGGTTTTCAATCACCCCAGGGTGATATAATCCTCCACCTAATAGATGGCATACTGGTTAGGAAGttgtggtctgatgactgctgcttcctaactttcTGCAGTGATCACCCAGAGCagcatacaaagcttgataaatggggcctttGTTCTGATGCTGGTTATATCTGACATTCAACAACAATAAGCAGTTAGAAACATCTATAGACTATATGTCTTATTGCTTATTTCCAAATTTGACTTGAACGGTTAGTGTTATGTGTGGCATATGGTGTCTTAAATGGAACACcttgaaattacaatatttttttaggcAATTATAGTTATTGTACAGAAAACAGTTCTGAACCCTGATTAAAGCATTTGAATTAATACAGGAATGTATATAATTTGAATAAACACCACCTTTTCATAGCAAAATCTTTTTTTAACACATGAACTTTTGATTTAACCTTCTGGTAGCCAGAGATTTATTGATAAAGTCTTATGTTAAAGTAATACCATAAGAAGAATGTTGAAGGGCAAGACTAACTTGATTTTCTGTTCCAAGAAATCAATGTTTTCTGTACGTTTTTCTAGAAAACACTAGTAATAAGAGGCTTTCAGGAATGTTACCGTGAGAACTGAAAAACAGCTGCTAAACAAGTGCATATAGCAGAGTTTagccataatcacacacacacgtgGCCCCACCACAGAcaattacacttacacacacacgtagagagtgtgtgcatatttttaaatatataaaatattatttattttaaatgtttaatagtAAAATGGTTTGTATACAATTATTTATAAAGGTTTCATGTAAATTTggtaaaattattttttcttctcagAATTAGTTCCAGTATTCTAATctctatattatataattatttgaTCTTGTTATACTTTGATAAATATCACTGATAAAATTGAAATACTTTGTATGTATGTGGACAAAGTAAGAACAGATAATAAACCTTATTAAGAGGTCCCAGCTGACTAAGCATGCTaccagaatccagtcctcggactgaaattgcacgcgcgtgcaatttcagtccgaggactggattctgatttgcttatcagtttaagaagaaggcagctaagtaatagtggggggagttcggcatccatattgaccgggtattagagtagttagcgccgctgattaggacagaagcaaggcggcaagggaggaggggtatagtgtaggcggacctccgtttcttaatttacaatattaaaacctgttacactaagtgctgaatgtccctttaatctacttaaactcccacccccccccatATTCtcatataatatacctcctacaGGAGGGTTCACTATGCGGTCTTTCTAGCTTGTACCGCACCCTAACTACTATCTTTATATGTTCATCTTGCAGTGCACCATTAGACTGACCATAGTTCCCCTTCATGGAATAGcaagactgcttaaagggacataatactcatatgctaaatcacttgaaactgatgcagtgtaactgtaaaaagctgacaggaaaatatcacctgagcatctctatgtaaaaaaggaagatattttacctcacaatttcctcagctcagcagagtaagttctgtgtaaaaagttatactcagctgctcccagctgcaggtaaaaaaaaaaaaaatgaagaaatgaacagcagccaatcagcagcatcagcagtgctgaggtcatgaactcttactgtgatctcatgagatttgacttaactctcatgagatttcatagtaagcttcctttacctgattggtgaaataatatgagagtgcacgatgctagtcccttcagatgtcccaggacaaacacactaaaatgctgcttagaaatcctttacaatgggaggtggctactgaggaacttttgaggtaaaatatctttcttttttacatagagatgttcaggagatattttctaatcagctttttacagctatgctgcatcactttcaagtgtttaaacatttgggtattatggccctttaacatttgCATTACTAATAACTTGTTCAAAGCTATTGCATTCAACGCAACTTATATTATACTCAGGAAAATAATTCCTCCTTCATGGTTTCTTTAACCCTGCGGGGTCTATGAATAGCTCCACCTGTTATTAGAGGAAATCTTATGTGTTAAAAAAAGAGGTACTACCTTTATATTGTACTATATTATTTCTGCCGTTTCACACTCCTCGCTATTAAATGTTGTAACTGTTTCCGCATGTGAATCCTAGGCTAATTGTCATTCCTGCCTTGATGTACTTGAGTATATTATTGTTTTGTACCtgttgaatacctcaataaaaaaacttgtttaaaaaaaaaaaaaaagtttgcaattttcttataatatcaaatgtgctttgttcttatgttagcctttgtagaagagatatctagataggtagcgtgcatatgTCTAAagcacatgacagaaaatagtgctgccatctagtgcttttgctaatgtataaaattactgcaaaactgctgccgtatagtgctggaGACACTTGCACACCCCTgagttgttttattgtataatggacgtaaattggaaagttgtttaaaattgtatgttctatctgaatcaggaaagaaaaaattggggttgcaTTTCTCTTTAATCTGCTGACAAAAACAGTTGACTGCAGCTGCTTTAGGCATTCATTTagttaaaaaaatgcagaaaaaagagagaacctagtgcgttaacgcggcaaagagaatgactggggggtggagctagggggggggggctatatggacagctctgctgtgtgctctctttgccacttcctgtagggaaggagaatatcccacaagtaaggatgaatccgtggactggatacaccttgcaagagaaaatgaATATTTGCCTATGCCTATTTGGTGTTGTCATAGAAAGTGTTACCAGAAAGAAATATATTGTGACCAACAAACATTAGAAATGTTTTTTAATATTGAGTATTAGTTTTTTACTTTGTGGTGTAGTTCAGGTAGAAAGAAATCTATTATGATATCCAAATTAGCACCTCTTTTCATTTATGTTTATATCTGTTTTCTGTTTATCAAAAGACTCATTTGAAGtctatattttaaactaattacacattttTATGctcatatttttgtttaaaaatagtaTTATAGTTTAGACTtgttaataaagggacagtaaaatcagaaataaactttcatggataagatagagcatgcaatttttaacaactttccattttacaacTATAATACAATTTgcgttgttctcctggtatccttggttgaagggtCTACAGTCTACTGCCTAAATAGTCTGATCAGAATTTAGAAGCGTGCACAAGTCTTTAGTACTCTGGGTCAGTaatgtttgcaacattgtaaaatACTGCTACTAACAATGTTGCAAACCATGCTGCCACAGAAATAAATACACAAGTATGCTCCTGAAATCCTATAAAACTATCaagatttactctttaacaaaggatactaaagcaacaaagcagaaatgtaataataaaagcaaaaactgtgcctttaataaatacaaaaagcaAACATCGGTTTGTTAAAACATGAAATATATTGTAAATTAGCTAATATATTCTAGTTTTACTAATCTAGTTAACATTTTCAAATTATCTAAATTTACAATTTTGTACATATACAATTGATATTATTTTATGTAGTTTTTGTGACTTTATTTAAATTAGTGATCATAATGTAAGAAACTTGCAGCTTTTTTTAATGTTTATCTTGTGATTTTGCTATTCCTTACAGTGGTCTGGAGAACAGACCTCAAATAGTGACTTGACAAATCTTTTACAGGATGATgttattttttcacaggtaagaaaatgtttctttaaaacaatATTTGAAATGTAAAGTACCCGTTGATAATACCGTTGATAACTTGTCAGCGTAACTGCGCTTCATCCAACGTGACAATCCGCTGTAGGCACCAACACTGGAGCATCCAATAAGATTCCTGTCCCTTTCCAAACCTCCCAGCCCTCCCATGTGTGCCCCTCATCAAATGATTCACTGCAACGTGGTGTAAAAACTCTTCCGGGTTCCCATTTCCTGCAGCCTCCTGTGCAAAACACACCAGCAGGATCTGTGATCCTGGGGAAGCTGCAAAGGAGGTAGCGAGCCCAGGGACGCGGCGCACAGTCGGGAGGAATTATACACTTGGCCGAGTGAGCAGGGCACAGTTCATGTCTAGCTATTACTGGAAGCTAGTGCTCTGGGTTATATAGATCTAGAGTTCACCTGCTTGGTAGACTTGCAGGATTGTGGTTTCCTAAACTGTGCCTCTTTTGGGGAGGCAGCACATACTGTGCATAGCAGCAGCGTGAAGATGCAAGCTCTCCTGCTGGCCGTGCTGGTGTGTCTGGCTGCACATGGAGCACTGGGGAGTCTGTCCCATAGGAGAGCCTTGGAGGCAGCTATTAATGAGCGGGGCACGCAGCCTACTGTAGCTAAGGCTGTGAGTAACAGCACGCAGGAGCACTTCATAGACCTGGGGAACTCTACTTCTATGGTTAACCGGATCAGCACCATTCTGAAGGACTTGCCAACTATCAAGAACGTGGTGATTTTCGTGTGTGGGTTCAGCACCTTAATTATTTTGTGCCTGTTGGTTAAGATTTTCAGGTATGTCACCATATCTGGCACATTTGTTATTGGTCATGAGCTAGGGAACAACTACTTTTCACCTGCACATTCTAGTGGGATTTTTACCACATGTCACACACTTGACATGGATCTGTCATTGGTGTCACGGAGGAAAAATCTATTATATTAGTCTTAAATGTGgtgaaaaaatacatatatacatttatatgttcaTATGTTCAAACTAagtgtattcatttaatttattttctcttaAGTATTTACTTTTGTTTATTGTAGGTGgtaacgtgtatgtgtgtgtgtgtgtgtatatatataaaatcccccccccccttgtttgtAGCAAAATTTGTTATACAAAAGGACATTCCATATGGTAACAAAAATTGACGTGTATATTTTTGTGGCAAAACTCAAGTTGTTTCTCCTCCCCCCCAAAAGTGTTTGTGTATGCACACACATGTCCaaattatataatcatatataatatactataaataataatccGATTCTGGTTTTTGCATATGGCCAAAGGGTCAGTTGCATATTTATAATGCTTGATGTAAAACACACAAAAGTGAACATGCATTAGTCACTGTCATCATTAcaacgtgttatatatatatatatatatatatatatatatatatatatatatatatatatatatatatatatatatatatatatatatataaaaacatttattttctcaAAGTTGGCAATATTGGCTCACATTCTTATTGACTGATGATAGTATTTATACCAAACTTGCTTCTACAATTACTcatacagcaccctggcagttcaAGTGAGAGTGCACCCACACcacaattatataatatattaatatatatatatatatatatatatatatatatatatatatatattttttttttgtaagataatTTGCCAGTATACAGTCCCCTTGTCCCCTTGTAAGAAATAGTAAGCTGTTAattttggtgtatttttttttatttactattttgacaggacatatattttatttctttttatactcCCTACCTGTTGGTCTGGTGGATAGGTTTGTGAGATTATTTTTTGTTCTTGATGTGAAAGGACAAGCTGCTTAATGGCACAGAGGCTGTTAACAAGATAAATGGCCAATATCATCTCATAGTAGTAGGACTGTGGGTTACTGTTGTTTAGATGTGTtggtttgaatattgcataataatacatttttttttttttttatggcaaagAAAGTTCTGTGTGATTTCTCCTTTAGCTCTCTTATAGCCAGTTTAAATCTTCCTTATAACTAGggcaacatatttaaagggatagtctactccagaatttgtattgtttaaaaaaagatagataattacccatttattacccattccccagttttgcataaccaacactgttacctgtatattaatacacttttttacctctgtgattaccttgtatataagcctctgcagactgcctttatttcagttcttttgacagacttgcattttagccaatccatgCGGACttgtaaataactccacaggagtgattacaatgatatctatatgacacacatgaacttgcgctgtctaactgtgaaaaactgtccaaatgcactgatatgtggcagccttcaagggcttagaaat is part of the Bombina bombina isolate aBomBom1 chromosome 6, aBomBom1.pri, whole genome shotgun sequence genome and harbors:
- the FAM174B gene encoding membrane protein FAM174B; translated protein: MQALLLAVLVCLAAHGALGSLSHRRALEAAINERGTQPTVAKAVSNSTQEHFIDLGNSTSMVNRISTILKDLPTIKNVVIFVCGFSTLIILCLLVKIFRSGKRIRKTRKYDIITTPAERVEMAPLNDENYEEEDATVFDVKYRYSR